A genomic stretch from Marinifilum sp. JC120 includes:
- a CDS encoding activase, producing the protein MTISLGICAGASSVSMVLTRNDDGRIEIIRSISLNHEGNPAQAVIKGLQELELPEGIPAAVTGRKFRHLLDLPTISEPQALETGLAHEDFVKDGYRTVLSAGGETFMAYLLDTEGKVETVHTGNKCASGTGEFLAQQLGRMGLTLDEMSAMQMSEPYKVSGRCSVFCKSDCTHALNKGIEKEAVVAGLARMMAGKCIELLRKLPSKKVALIGNCSHNKFMVNELRREIPNLLLPEHGHCFEALGAAIWAAENGSILPEDCSTIIRKGDTAFTFLPPLENFTDSVKFHESTQAKFIPGNRLALGLDVGSTTTKGVLLDMERTEIVASCYLRTDGDPIGASRKVYAELAAQAPAGTTAEVMGVTGSGRNIAGLHAGTDGIINEITAHATAAVHYDPEVDTIFEIGGQDAKYTWLKNSVPCDYAMNEACSAGTGSFLEESAKETLGIDVTDIAGVAFKGRNPPNFNDQCAAFIGSDLKLAAQEGVPLEDMVAGLVYSICINYSNRVKGNRTVGQKIFMQGGVCYNKAVPTAMAALTGQEIIVPPHPGLTGAFGVALEAAKRTEQGTITSGIFNPAELAKREVEHKSPFTCNGAGRDCDLGCSIARIEVQGKTFPFGGICNRFDNSKVSKDTKPGEDLVLWREKRVFRDLTEPLEGQPVIGMNRSLLMNTWFPLFNTFFTKMGFGIRMPEKIDPEGIEQKGAPFCHPVELAHGGLGELLNLETNHIFLPHLRSMPLKSGDRSCTCVLVQGEPYYLKSAFPELENRSLLTPVIHMQDGEEQLRKALLQTAAKLKVGVQQALNALEEAIAEQAQFFADLRSKGEKFLTALDENNNQGMVLFGRPYNAFSSWANKSIPTKFATRAVDIIPCDMLPRSEKCGDELNMYWATGEQIMDAAKLVAAHPKLFGTYITNFSCGPDSFLLGHFRKVMGRKPSLTLELDSHTADAGIETRIEAFLDIVDGFKRSEAPQKSTENPFRPARCEAQDGMTGITDSKGEWHAVNNPKVTLLIPSLGEISTDFLAASMQRDNIRYKVLPHASEAALKMGRNNSSCKECLPLQLTAGALLEYLENRAEDELTLFLMPKAKGPCRFGQYSVFMNDLIERLKIPDLAIFAPSSTDGYGGLSTAVTLGMWQGIVAGSILEDIHATIATAAEDKNAALKLFWKVRQDLLGAMASWKEFSKALRKAADDFSSIKLAKPVQEYPVISLLGEIYVRHDPLARRSLPEKLTEQGFIMRVAPVLEWMKYTDWLNRNSIEGKAELKTLITQGVKSYFERRIRHILAKSGMLFYPGPNVREVVSHGKPHISEQLTGEAILTVGTSLHEIMSPSCGVISIGPFGCMPSRVAEAVLSEKFRAGSAGKKATSVLDADSRLPFLAIETDGNPFPQLIEARLEAFCLQARRLHERMTASIRTD; encoded by the coding sequence ATGACAATTTCACTGGGCATTTGCGCCGGAGCATCCTCAGTCAGCATGGTCCTGACTAGGAACGATGACGGCAGAATTGAAATCATCAGATCAATTTCACTGAACCATGAAGGTAATCCCGCGCAAGCCGTGATTAAGGGATTACAGGAACTGGAACTGCCTGAAGGAATCCCCGCAGCGGTGACCGGACGTAAATTCCGCCACCTGCTGGATCTACCCACCATTTCCGAACCGCAAGCCCTTGAAACCGGACTTGCCCACGAAGATTTTGTAAAAGACGGCTACCGCACCGTACTCAGCGCAGGCGGGGAGACCTTTATGGCTTACCTGCTTGATACTGAAGGCAAAGTAGAGACAGTGCATACCGGAAACAAATGCGCATCCGGTACCGGGGAATTTCTTGCCCAGCAATTGGGACGCATGGGGCTTACTTTAGATGAAATGTCCGCCATGCAGATGAGCGAACCATACAAGGTTTCCGGGCGTTGTTCGGTATTTTGCAAAAGTGACTGCACCCATGCCCTGAACAAAGGAATTGAAAAAGAAGCCGTAGTTGCCGGACTGGCTCGCATGATGGCCGGGAAATGCATTGAACTGCTGCGCAAACTGCCTTCGAAAAAGGTGGCCTTGATCGGGAATTGTTCACATAACAAATTCATGGTCAATGAACTGCGCCGGGAAATCCCGAACTTGCTTCTGCCGGAACATGGGCATTGTTTCGAAGCTCTTGGGGCAGCAATCTGGGCCGCTGAAAACGGCAGCATCCTACCCGAGGATTGCAGTACCATTATCCGTAAGGGAGATACCGCTTTTACCTTCCTGCCGCCGCTGGAAAATTTCACAGATTCTGTCAAATTTCATGAAAGCACACAGGCCAAATTCATTCCCGGCAACAGACTTGCTTTGGGTCTTGATGTAGGCTCTACCACCACTAAAGGAGTGCTGCTTGATATGGAGCGGACCGAGATCGTCGCATCCTGCTATCTGCGCACGGACGGCGATCCCATCGGGGCTTCGCGTAAGGTCTATGCAGAGTTGGCTGCACAAGCACCTGCCGGAACCACAGCCGAAGTAATGGGCGTGACCGGGTCGGGCCGCAACATTGCCGGACTGCATGCAGGCACGGACGGGATCATCAATGAAATCACCGCACACGCCACTGCTGCCGTCCATTATGACCCCGAAGTGGATACTATTTTCGAAATCGGCGGGCAAGATGCCAAATATACATGGCTGAAGAACTCTGTGCCCTGCGACTACGCCATGAACGAGGCATGCAGTGCCGGGACCGGATCTTTTCTGGAAGAAAGTGCCAAAGAAACATTGGGCATAGATGTAACTGACATTGCCGGGGTGGCCTTCAAGGGCCGGAATCCGCCCAACTTCAATGATCAGTGCGCGGCCTTCATCGGCTCAGATCTCAAGCTTGCAGCGCAGGAGGGTGTTCCGCTCGAAGACATGGTTGCCGGGCTGGTCTACTCCATCTGCATCAACTACTCCAACCGGGTAAAAGGCAACCGCACTGTCGGGCAGAAAATTTTTATGCAAGGCGGGGTCTGTTACAACAAGGCCGTGCCCACCGCCATGGCTGCGCTGACCGGGCAGGAGATTATTGTCCCGCCCCATCCGGGGTTGACCGGGGCTTTCGGGGTCGCCCTTGAGGCAGCAAAACGGACAGAACAGGGAACCATCACCAGCGGAATCTTCAACCCCGCCGAGCTGGCCAAACGCGAAGTAGAACACAAATCTCCCTTCACCTGCAACGGGGCCGGCAGGGATTGCGACCTCGGCTGCTCCATTGCCCGCATTGAGGTGCAAGGCAAGACTTTTCCATTCGGCGGCATCTGCAACCGCTTTGATAATTCCAAGGTATCCAAAGACACCAAGCCGGGAGAAGACCTCGTACTCTGGCGTGAGAAACGGGTCTTCCGCGATTTGACAGAACCATTGGAGGGCCAGCCGGTCATAGGTATGAACCGCTCCCTGCTCATGAATACGTGGTTCCCGCTGTTCAATACTTTTTTCACTAAAATGGGCTTCGGAATCAGGATGCCTGAGAAAATTGATCCTGAGGGAATTGAACAGAAAGGTGCGCCCTTCTGCCATCCGGTAGAACTGGCTCACGGCGGGCTGGGCGAATTGCTGAATCTTGAGACGAACCACATTTTCCTGCCCCACCTACGTTCCATGCCGCTCAAAAGCGGTGACCGTTCCTGTACCTGCGTGCTGGTTCAAGGCGAACCTTACTACCTGAAATCCGCCTTCCCGGAACTGGAAAATCGTTCCCTGCTGACCCCGGTAATCCACATGCAGGACGGAGAAGAGCAGCTACGCAAAGCCCTGCTCCAAACTGCTGCAAAGTTGAAGGTTGGTGTACAGCAGGCCTTGAACGCTCTTGAAGAAGCAATTGCTGAACAGGCACAATTCTTTGCCGACCTGCGTAGCAAGGGTGAAAAATTTCTGACTGCATTGGATGAAAACAACAATCAGGGGATGGTCCTTTTCGGCAGGCCCTACAATGCCTTCAGCTCATGGGCCAACAAATCAATCCCCACCAAATTCGCTACCCGCGCAGTAGATATAATCCCCTGCGACATGCTCCCGCGCAGTGAGAAATGCGGCGATGAATTAAACATGTACTGGGCCACCGGTGAGCAGATCATGGATGCCGCAAAACTGGTAGCTGCACATCCCAAGCTCTTCGGCACTTACATTACTAATTTTTCCTGCGGGCCGGATTCCTTCCTACTAGGCCATTTCCGCAAAGTCATGGGCCGTAAGCCCTCACTGACTCTTGAACTGGACAGCCACACCGCCGATGCCGGAATTGAAACCCGCATTGAAGCATTTCTTGATATTGTGGACGGTTTTAAACGTTCGGAAGCACCACAGAAATCAACAGAAAATCCATTCCGCCCGGCACGTTGCGAAGCGCAAGACGGAATGACCGGGATAACCGACTCCAAGGGTGAATGGCATGCGGTAAATAATCCGAAAGTAACCCTGCTTATCCCCAGCCTTGGCGAAATCAGTACGGACTTTTTAGCCGCATCCATGCAGCGGGACAACATCCGCTACAAGGTGCTGCCCCATGCCAGCGAAGCCGCTCTGAAAATGGGCCGCAACAACTCATCATGCAAGGAATGCCTGCCTCTGCAACTGACAGCCGGGGCTTTGCTGGAATATCTGGAAAATCGAGCGGAAGACGAACTGACCCTTTTCCTGATGCCCAAGGCCAAGGGACCCTGCCGTTTCGGGCAATATTCCGTGTTCATGAATGATCTCATCGAACGGCTGAAAATCCCCGACCTCGCCATCTTCGCGCCCAGCTCAACTGACGGGTACGGGGGCCTCAGCACCGCTGTAACCCTTGGCATGTGGCAGGGCATTGTTGCCGGATCCATTCTTGAAGACATCCACGCCACCATCGCAACTGCTGCTGAAGACAAAAACGCGGCCCTAAAGCTTTTCTGGAAAGTCCGCCAAGACCTGCTCGGTGCAATGGCAAGCTGGAAGGAATTTTCCAAAGCCCTGCGCAAGGCAGCAGATGATTTTTCCTCCATCAAACTGGCAAAACCAGTTCAGGAATACCCGGTCATTTCTCTGCTGGGCGAAATTTACGTGCGCCATGATCCGCTGGCTCGACGCAGCCTGCCGGAAAAGCTTACTGAGCAGGGCTTCATCATGCGAGTGGCCCCGGTACTGGAATGGATGAAATACACCGACTGGCTGAACCGCAATAGTATTGAAGGCAAGGCCGAACTCAAAACCCTGATCACACAGGGAGTGAAATCATATTTTGAACGACGCATCCGCCATATTCTTGCAAAAAGCGGGATGCTCTTCTATCCCGGACCAAACGTGCGCGAAGTGGTCAGCCACGGCAAACCGCACATTTCCGAGCAACTTACCGGGGAAGCAATACTCACCGTAGGCACCTCCCTGCATGAAATAATGTCTCCATCCTGTGGGGTCATTTCTATCGGTCCCTTCGGATGCATGCCCTCACGGGTGGCTGAGGCTGTGCTCAGTGAGAAATTCAGAGCCGGATCAGCAGGAAAAAAAGCCACTTCTGTACTTGATGCTGACTCCCGGCTGCCCTTCTTAGCCATTGAAACGGACGGCAATCCCTTTCCGCAGCTCATCGAAGCCCGGTTGGAAGCATTCTGCTTGCAGGCCAGAAGGTTGCATGAGCGGATGACCGCATCCATACGCACAGATTAA
- a CDS encoding glutaminyl-peptide cyclotransferase, translated as MQKYRPILILISAIFILHFFGLKSYARKINDVPVISCKLINQFPHDDSAFTQGFFYHDSYLYESTGKRGRSSLRKTELESGIVRTMVKNDKNIFSEGICYWNNKIFQLTWRSGKCYIYDSTSLARKGFFKYKGQGWGLTTDGQFIYQSNGSSVITFRDPYDFARIKRLRVTDGIANIHLLNELEYINGLIFSNIWKKDRIAAIDPQNGKVKFWLDISSLRPLAGKKAEAANGIAWDAAGKRLFVTGKFWNKVFEIELPTLEN; from the coding sequence ATGCAAAAATACCGTCCAATTTTAATACTAATTAGTGCCATCTTTATATTGCACTTTTTCGGGCTAAAAAGCTATGCCCGTAAAATAAATGATGTCCCGGTAATCAGCTGCAAACTGATCAACCAGTTTCCGCATGACGACTCGGCTTTCACACAGGGATTTTTCTACCATGACAGCTACTTATACGAGAGTACCGGTAAGCGAGGACGCTCCTCCCTGCGTAAAACAGAACTGGAAAGCGGCATAGTACGCACCATGGTCAAAAATGATAAAAATATTTTCAGTGAAGGAATCTGTTACTGGAACAACAAAATATTTCAGCTTACATGGCGTTCGGGCAAATGTTATATATATGACTCCACTTCTCTTGCCCGCAAAGGATTCTTCAAATACAAAGGACAAGGATGGGGACTGACCACGGACGGACAATTCATATACCAGAGCAATGGTTCTTCAGTGATCACTTTCAGGGACCCCTACGATTTCGCCCGCATCAAAAGATTACGGGTCACCGATGGTATTGCGAATATCCATCTCCTCAATGAACTCGAGTATATAAACGGCCTTATTTTCAGCAATATCTGGAAGAAAGACCGCATCGCGGCAATTGATCCCCAAAATGGGAAAGTAAAATTCTGGCTGGACATATCCTCATTACGTCCCCTTGCCGGAAAAAAAGCCGAAGCCGCCAACGGCATTGCCTGGGATGCAGCCGGGAAAAGGCTCTTCGTGACCGGAAAATTCTGGAATAAGGTTTTTGAAATTGAACTACCCACACTTGAAAATTAG
- a CDS encoding alcohol dehydrogenase translates to MSTGTSLFDYTPPADQVTEEESEFVTVVSLRTDSHKPKGKKYWLASKLDDERFELLLLNENRVPAGDPEIVSSGEFAAHYTLELDFYQQHVRPAMEQQDGRLSRGEAHREQGEFYSAEMEYADALAVDEENVRASFGLGLTYLEKGDTERAQEVFAKVLQLKSAFTTEHKHMFNDFGISMRKNGMYREALQYYNRGVDLDSTDENLFFNIARTYYESGDWENCFRYLTMCLEKNRGIQEAQKFCHYLIKKTEEDETMLREMGVGEKGKTLRSDILNLFRKMQVAAGVELDDAIEKTHEIRDRMIALEEEDMQMKEIEKDLYNVDSDF, encoded by the coding sequence ATGAGTACTGGAACCTCATTATTTGACTATACTCCTCCTGCCGATCAGGTAACTGAAGAGGAAAGCGAATTCGTAACGGTGGTATCGTTGCGTACGGATTCGCATAAACCAAAAGGTAAGAAATACTGGTTGGCCAGTAAGCTGGACGATGAACGTTTCGAACTATTGCTTCTTAATGAGAACAGGGTTCCGGCAGGTGATCCTGAGATCGTGAGCAGTGGGGAATTTGCAGCCCATTACACCCTTGAGCTGGATTTTTACCAGCAGCATGTGCGTCCGGCCATGGAACAGCAGGATGGGCGTCTGAGCAGGGGCGAGGCCCATCGTGAGCAGGGTGAGTTCTACAGTGCGGAGATGGAGTATGCTGACGCACTGGCTGTTGATGAAGAAAATGTCCGGGCATCTTTTGGGCTTGGCCTGACCTACCTTGAAAAAGGGGACACTGAAAGGGCGCAGGAAGTTTTTGCAAAAGTCCTGCAACTTAAGTCCGCTTTCACCACCGAACATAAACACATGTTCAATGATTTCGGTATTTCCATGCGCAAGAACGGCATGTATCGAGAAGCCTTGCAGTATTACAATCGGGGAGTCGACCTCGACAGCACCGATGAGAATCTTTTCTTCAACATCGCACGCACTTATTATGAATCCGGTGACTGGGAAAATTGTTTCCGCTATCTGACCATGTGTCTTGAAAAGAACCGGGGCATTCAGGAAGCTCAAAAATTTTGCCATTACCTGATTAAAAAAACCGAAGAAGATGAAACCATGCTTCGGGAAATGGGGGTAGGCGAAAAAGGCAAGACCCTGCGTAGCGATATTCTGAACCTGTTCCGTAAGATGCAGGTTGCCGCTGGTGTTGAGCTTGACGATGCCATTGAAAAGACTCACGAAATCCGGGATCGCATGATCGCTCTAGAAGAGGAGGACATGCAGATGAAGGAAATAGAAAAAGACCTTTACAATGTTGATAGTGATTTCTAG
- a CDS encoding TrkA family potassium uptake protein, protein MTEKKIEVGVIGLGKFGLELALNLRRLGHNVVGVDTSEERVKAAKPYLAQVFQADGTDPQTLEQLSFQDFNYVVVSTGDSLEASVLVVLNLQEIGVNKIWVKAISVAHKKVLSKMGVDYVVFPEHFAAKQLAHKLSTPGMIEYLSMGNDILIKERKAADWAGKTLIDLNLTNNYQVQVIAIRKNGSEELNFVPKASEPLGENDVLIMIGVRENLLKLP, encoded by the coding sequence ATGACAGAAAAAAAAATAGAAGTAGGCGTTATCGGCCTTGGTAAATTCGGGCTGGAACTAGCATTGAACCTGCGCAGACTGGGCCATAATGTTGTAGGCGTGGACACCAGCGAAGAACGGGTCAAAGCCGCTAAGCCATACCTTGCACAGGTCTTTCAGGCCGATGGAACAGACCCTCAGACTCTGGAGCAATTAAGCTTTCAGGATTTCAATTATGTTGTGGTTTCCACTGGCGATTCACTGGAAGCGAGTGTTCTGGTGGTCCTCAACCTTCAGGAAATCGGGGTCAATAAGATATGGGTCAAGGCTATCAGCGTGGCTCATAAAAAAGTTCTGAGCAAAATGGGCGTTGATTACGTTGTCTTCCCGGAACATTTCGCTGCCAAACAGCTGGCCCATAAGCTTTCCACCCCGGGCATGATCGAATACCTTTCCATGGGTAACGATATCCTGATCAAAGAACGAAAGGCTGCGGACTGGGCCGGAAAAACACTTATAGACCTTAACCTGACCAATAATTATCAGGTGCAGGTCATTGCTATCCGTAAGAATGGATCTGAAGAACTTAATTTCGTGCCCAAGGCCAGTGAACCGCTGGGAGAAAATGATGTGCTGATTATGATCGGGGTACGGGAAAATCTACTGAAACTACCCTAA
- a CDS encoding serine protease yields the protein MNRRIVGLGLLILLITICGCRAARSIKTNIKETVISSEPEDKFSQALDRNKFSEAEQIWLDNQDYFLGKPKAMAEITKAASQLKKRYRPKVSAATTNILSIRWPAKSGKWTLIRLKLDNARDLIDEIESSTILSDLGQTPPKLEKLKKEFHKKESKIRSNALAQFKKYPLKTGPNFFSIYPVQLDEKKFLKSQAALLERTVGSAHGNGVPHMIKEYGDVIPAKTLRNLEGNYFRDLLKKEAAGKKPSFRTIIKTMKEAQRLGFPVTEVPDCKIAFVRVTSKTLMKEHGIEFGLGFDVDLPMETETLAKSHMFNSKTAKDADVVILINEVVSRIDRKTFRPKSYRSRWITGYQEGYNHAYDQAQLRLEQLKLKRQELNERNNSHILGWFGANDITSAAHMAAIEEKKYNEAVANATNIPKVIDKPIYVNYSFRVVPLRTTKVASVQYVIIDRKSRTYFTDFFDIVKERNFKVAYGIQPDDPDTNAHKNRFNTEKEVRDWEKQAVPVRLSDMLNFYLDHEEKDKKYRSMARIQNTIISNRNKALAEFYSDEYGSDTGNDPRFDSTVMVLGPDAWKFGSGFFVTDNIILTNHHVVEGHDLVEIRMHNNMEAFGKVMAVDLYRDLALVKINARGKPVRFYTKNKLPSGATLEAIGHPKGFPFTITRGVFGAYRNMLTKNLPSRRVKVRYIQTDTAINKGNSGGPLFYKNKVVGVNTWKRIDQDVDNLAFAVHYSEIINFLKQYGIKYRK from the coding sequence TTGAATAGAAGAATTGTAGGCTTGGGCCTGTTAATCCTGCTTATTACAATATGCGGGTGCAGGGCGGCGCGATCCATAAAAACAAATATCAAAGAAACTGTAATTTCCTCTGAACCGGAGGATAAATTTTCCCAAGCACTGGACCGCAACAAATTTTCAGAGGCAGAACAAATCTGGCTCGATAATCAGGATTATTTTCTGGGAAAACCGAAGGCCATGGCAGAAATAACCAAAGCGGCCTCCCAGCTAAAAAAGCGCTATCGTCCCAAAGTTTCAGCTGCCACCACAAATATTCTTTCCATCCGCTGGCCTGCTAAATCCGGTAAGTGGACCTTAATCCGCCTCAAACTGGACAATGCCCGCGACCTCATCGACGAAATCGAATCCAGCACCATCCTAAGCGATCTGGGCCAGACTCCCCCTAAACTGGAAAAGCTGAAAAAAGAATTTCACAAAAAAGAATCTAAAATCCGCAGCAATGCGCTGGCCCAGTTCAAGAAATATCCATTGAAAACCGGGCCGAATTTCTTTTCCATCTACCCCGTCCAACTGGATGAGAAAAAATTTCTCAAATCGCAAGCCGCTCTGCTTGAGCGCACAGTAGGCTCCGCCCATGGAAACGGCGTGCCGCACATGATCAAAGAGTACGGCGACGTCATCCCGGCCAAAACCCTGCGTAATCTGGAAGGTAATTACTTTCGCGATCTGCTCAAAAAGGAAGCCGCAGGCAAGAAGCCATCCTTCCGCACGATAATCAAAACCATGAAGGAAGCGCAAAGGCTCGGCTTTCCGGTCACCGAAGTACCGGACTGCAAAATAGCCTTTGTGCGCGTGACAAGTAAAACCTTGATGAAAGAACACGGCATTGAGTTCGGCTTAGGATTTGATGTGGACCTGCCCATGGAAACCGAAACACTGGCAAAGAGCCACATGTTCAATTCCAAGACCGCCAAAGACGCAGACGTGGTTATCCTCATCAACGAAGTGGTATCCAGAATTGACCGCAAGACTTTTCGTCCCAAATCATATCGCAGCAGATGGATCACCGGATATCAAGAAGGCTACAACCACGCCTACGATCAAGCCCAGCTACGGCTGGAGCAATTGAAACTGAAACGACAGGAACTTAACGAACGCAACAACTCTCACATTCTGGGCTGGTTCGGGGCTAACGACATCACTTCTGCTGCACACATGGCGGCAATTGAGGAAAAAAAATACAACGAAGCCGTAGCCAACGCCACTAACATTCCAAAAGTAATAGATAAGCCCATCTACGTTAATTACAGCTTCCGGGTTGTACCGCTGCGGACAACTAAAGTAGCTTCGGTGCAATATGTGATAATCGACCGCAAGTCCCGCACCTACTTCACCGACTTTTTTGATATCGTTAAGGAAAGGAATTTCAAAGTAGCCTACGGCATCCAGCCGGATGATCCGGATACGAACGCCCATAAAAACCGCTTTAATACTGAAAAAGAAGTACGAGATTGGGAGAAGCAGGCTGTCCCGGTACGTCTTTCTGATATGCTCAACTTCTATCTGGATCACGAAGAAAAAGACAAAAAATACCGGAGCATGGCGCGAATTCAAAACACAATAATCAGCAATCGCAACAAAGCTCTGGCAGAATTCTATAGCGATGAATACGGTTCCGACACTGGGAATGATCCACGATTTGATTCCACTGTTATGGTTTTGGGGCCGGATGCATGGAAGTTTGGCAGCGGATTTTTTGTAACCGACAACATTATTCTGACCAACCATCATGTGGTGGAAGGTCATGATCTTGTAGAAATCAGAATGCACAACAATATGGAAGCCTTTGGAAAAGTCATGGCCGTTGACCTTTACCGCGACCTAGCCTTGGTCAAGATCAACGCCCGGGGCAAACCGGTCCGCTTTTACACCAAAAACAAACTACCCAGCGGTGCAACTCTTGAAGCTATTGGTCATCCAAAAGGATTCCCTTTCACTATAACCAGAGGTGTTTTCGGTGCTTACCGGAACATGCTGACTAAAAATCTGCCCTCGCGCCGCGTCAAAGTTCGCTACATCCAAACTGATACAGCTATCAACAAAGGCAACTCCGGCGGTCCGTTATTTTACAAAAACAAAGTAGTCGGTGTTAACACTTGGAAAAGAATTGACCAGGATGTCGATAACCTCGCTTTCGCTGTACATTACTCTGAAATAATAAATTTTTTGAAACAATACGGCATTAAATACCGCAAATAA